The Saccharothrix variisporea genome has a segment encoding these proteins:
- a CDS encoding WD40/YVTN/BNR-like repeat-containing protein, whose protein sequence is MHLLAIGTRKGLWLATSRDRTSWEVRGPLLPMTEVYAVAIDPRRPRLLAGTTSSHFGPTVMTSDDLGETWEEPDHAPLSFPEDTALERVWQLALTDDPDVVYAGTQPSALFRSEDGGRTYSLVRGLWEHPHRKDWGAGYGGQAVHTVLPDPTDSKRLTVAMSTGGVYRTTDGGESWEASNKGVKAYFLPDPYPEFGQCVHKVARHPSTPDRLYLQNHHGVYRSSDGGATWDSIADGLPSDFGFPIAVHPHDPEVVYNFPLVADGERFPPGGECAVYRSPDGGESWTALRTGLPDGFWTAVMRDAMCTDTATPAGVYFGSRSGSVYASPDEGETWHRVVEHLPDVVCVRAAEV, encoded by the coding sequence ATGCACCTGCTCGCGATCGGCACGCGAAAGGGCCTGTGGCTCGCGACCAGCCGCGACCGAACGTCGTGGGAGGTTCGCGGGCCCCTGCTGCCCATGACCGAGGTGTACGCGGTCGCCATCGACCCGCGTCGCCCCCGGCTGCTCGCCGGCACAACAAGCTCCCACTTCGGTCCCACGGTCATGACCAGCGACGACCTCGGCGAGACCTGGGAGGAGCCGGACCACGCGCCCCTCTCCTTCCCCGAGGACACCGCCCTGGAACGGGTGTGGCAGCTCGCCCTGACCGACGACCCCGACGTCGTCTACGCCGGCACCCAACCGTCCGCCCTGTTCCGCTCGGAGGACGGTGGCCGCACGTACTCCCTGGTCCGGGGCCTGTGGGAGCACCCGCACCGCAAGGACTGGGGCGCGGGCTACGGCGGCCAGGCGGTCCACACGGTGCTGCCCGACCCGACCGACTCGAAGCGGCTCACCGTGGCCATGTCGACCGGCGGCGTCTACCGCACAACGGACGGCGGCGAGTCGTGGGAGGCGAGCAACAAGGGGGTGAAGGCGTACTTCCTGCCCGACCCGTACCCGGAGTTCGGGCAGTGCGTCCACAAGGTCGCGCGCCACCCGTCCACACCGGACCGCCTGTACCTGCAGAACCACCACGGCGTGTACCGGTCGTCGGACGGCGGGGCCACCTGGGACTCCATCGCGGACGGCCTGCCCTCGGACTTCGGCTTCCCCATCGCCGTCCACCCGCACGACCCCGAGGTGGTCTACAACTTCCCGCTGGTCGCGGACGGCGAGCGGTTCCCGCCCGGCGGGGAGTGCGCGGTCTACCGCTCCCCGGACGGCGGCGAGTCGTGGACAGCCCTGCGCACCGGCCTGCCGGACGGCTTCTGGACAGCCGTCATGCGGGACGCGATGTGCACGGACACAGCCACACCCGCGGGCGTCTACTTCGGCTCCCGCTCGGGCTCGGTGTACGCCAGCCCGGACGAGGGCGAGACATGGCACCGGGTCGTCGAGCACCTGCCCGACGTGGTGTGCGTGCGGGCGGCGGAGGTCTGA